One segment of Streptosporangium brasiliense DNA contains the following:
- a CDS encoding alpha/beta hydrolase, protein MVAALTAVVLSATACTGADRPESALDWAGCGDGFECAELSVPLDHDSPGGERIKISVIRLPASGDRIGSILVNPGGPGGSGVEYARSARSVLSEAVRARFDVVGFDPRGVGGSSPVRCLSSSDLDAYLALDTSPDSPAEVTALEEGSRRFAAGCQARSGKLLPHVGTADAARDMDLLRAALGDEGLTYLGKSYGTQLGAVYADLFPGRVRALVLDGAVDPSLSPLELNATQAHGFEVALDAFLENCFTAGDCPFDGPVKSAREEIAGLLRKVDQETLANQNGDGRQIGEAWTTLGLITPLYDRQSWPALRRALNEALEGDGTTLLRMADLLIDRREGGTYSNQTEANMAVNCVDGRFPRDSSAFAAAARDAAGDAPLFGPSVMWSSLPCAYWPVGGESRGKVDAPGAAPIMVVGTERDPATPYAWSEALADQLSSGVLVGFDGDGHTAYLTGSSCVDRLVDDYLINLAVPKDGTYCPKIG, encoded by the coding sequence ATGGTCGCCGCCCTCACGGCGGTAGTGCTCTCCGCGACAGCCTGCACCGGCGCCGACCGGCCGGAGTCCGCCCTCGACTGGGCGGGCTGCGGCGACGGATTCGAGTGCGCGGAGCTGAGCGTGCCCCTCGATCACGACAGCCCCGGCGGTGAGCGGATCAAGATCAGCGTGATCCGGCTCCCCGCCTCAGGTGACCGGATCGGCTCGATCCTCGTCAACCCGGGCGGACCCGGCGGCTCCGGGGTCGAATACGCGCGCAGCGCGCGATCGGTGCTGAGCGAGGCCGTACGGGCCCGGTTCGACGTGGTGGGGTTCGACCCGCGCGGGGTCGGCGGCTCCTCGCCGGTCCGCTGCCTGTCGTCGAGCGACCTGGACGCCTATCTCGCGCTCGACACCTCGCCCGACTCTCCGGCCGAGGTCACCGCGCTGGAGGAGGGCTCGCGGCGGTTCGCCGCCGGGTGCCAGGCCCGCTCGGGCAAGCTCCTGCCGCACGTCGGCACGGCCGACGCGGCCCGGGACATGGACCTGCTGCGCGCGGCCCTCGGAGACGAGGGCCTCACCTACCTCGGCAAGTCGTACGGCACGCAGCTCGGCGCGGTCTACGCCGACCTCTTCCCCGGCCGGGTCCGCGCCCTCGTCCTGGACGGCGCCGTGGACCCCTCGCTCTCCCCGCTGGAGCTGAACGCCACCCAGGCGCACGGGTTCGAGGTCGCCCTCGACGCGTTCCTCGAAAACTGCTTCACCGCCGGGGACTGCCCGTTCGACGGCCCGGTGAAGTCGGCCCGCGAGGAGATCGCCGGCCTGCTCCGCAAGGTGGACCAGGAGACCCTGGCCAACCAGAACGGCGACGGCCGTCAGATCGGCGAGGCCTGGACCACCCTCGGCCTGATCACCCCGCTCTACGACCGGCAGTCATGGCCGGCCCTCCGCCGGGCGCTCAACGAGGCGCTGGAGGGTGACGGGACCACGCTCCTGCGCATGGCCGACCTGTTGATCGACCGTCGCGAGGGCGGCACGTACTCCAACCAGACCGAGGCGAACATGGCCGTCAACTGCGTCGACGGCCGCTTCCCCCGTGACTCCTCCGCCTTCGCCGCGGCGGCACGCGACGCCGCCGGCGACGCGCCGCTGTTCGGCCCGTCCGTCATGTGGTCGTCGTTGCCCTGCGCCTACTGGCCGGTCGGGGGAGAGTCCCGCGGGAAGGTCGACGCGCCCGGCGCCGCCCCCATCATGGTCGTCGGCACCGAACGCGACCCGGCCACGCCGTACGCCTGGTCGGAGGCGCTGGCCGACCAGCTCTCCTCAGGCGTGCTGGTCGGCTTCGACGGCGACGGCCACACCGCCTACCTGACCGGCTCGTCCTGCGTGGACCGGCTCGTCGACGACTACCTGATCAACCTGGCCGTCCCCAAGGACGGAACCTACTGTCCCAAGATCGGTTGA
- a CDS encoding alpha/beta fold hydrolase, whose amino-acid sequence MAVIRIGGTEFGYDEAGSGPAVVLVHAGCADRRMWDHQFRALSEHYRVIRYDWRGYGESGDATGEFAYHEDLLALLDASGVDRATLVGSSDGGRTALDAVLTAPERITALVLVAPGLSGHEWPPSMLARYRERVHDVIGIDRLRSYRAGEVETIDVAELEAYSAAETEFLVAGPGRTRDDLEPQVWELALKMDRLLNERSWTGPHGSVRGLRPPAKERLAEVEAPTLVVTGLADVPEILEVSDLLAREIRKVRRVDLPQTGHLPPLERPEEFTAILTDFLVTL is encoded by the coding sequence ATGGCGGTGATCCGGATCGGCGGCACGGAGTTCGGCTACGACGAGGCCGGCAGCGGGCCGGCGGTCGTGCTGGTGCACGCCGGCTGCGCGGACCGGCGGATGTGGGATCACCAGTTCCGGGCGCTGTCCGAGCACTACCGGGTGATCCGCTACGACTGGCGCGGATACGGCGAGTCCGGTGACGCGACCGGCGAGTTCGCCTACCACGAGGACCTGCTGGCGCTGCTGGACGCCTCCGGAGTGGACCGGGCCACGCTGGTGGGCAGCTCCGACGGCGGCAGGACCGCGCTTGACGCCGTGCTCACCGCCCCGGAACGGATCACCGCGCTGGTCCTGGTCGCCCCCGGCCTGTCCGGGCACGAGTGGCCGCCGTCGATGCTCGCGCGCTACCGGGAGCGGGTGCACGACGTGATCGGGATCGACCGGCTCCGGAGCTACCGCGCGGGCGAGGTGGAGACCATCGACGTGGCGGAGCTGGAGGCCTACTCCGCGGCGGAGACGGAGTTCCTGGTGGCCGGGCCGGGCCGTACCCGCGACGACCTTGAGCCCCAGGTCTGGGAGCTGGCACTGAAGATGGACCGCCTGCTGAACGAGCGGTCCTGGACCGGGCCGCACGGCAGCGTGCGCGGCCTGCGGCCGCCGGCGAAGGAACGGCTCGCCGAAGTCGAGGCGCCGACCCTGGTGGTCACAGGGCTGGCCGACGTGCCGGAGATCCTGGAGGTGTCCGACCTACTGGCCCGGGAGATCAGGAAGGTCCGCCGGGTCGACCTCCCGCAGACCGGCCACCTGCCGCCGCTGGAGCGCCCGGAGGAGTTCACCGCCATCCTGACCGACTTCCTGGTGACCCTCTAG
- a CDS encoding PSP1 domain-containing protein, with protein sequence MIMAVSFTRYGRLYYLDPGEHSPKVGDKVLVPTDTGPEVAECVWAPQWTSEEVGGLPVCAGIADEEHLARDEGNRRRRAEARSVSKRLIKRHTLPMKVVGVDYLDSDNVYTVYFSAPHRVDFRALVRDLARNLRARVELRQIGPRDEARLQGGIGPCGRDLCCATFLKDFEPVSVRMAKDQDLPVNPLRIAGACGRLMCCLKYEHPLYVEANARMPRLGLKVDTPEGPGTVVGRNVPSDSVTVRLEEGGRRCACPSASVCSPRKQHDAMYGEAAPEARGGPGDPRD encoded by the coding sequence ATGATCATGGCCGTGAGCTTCACCCGTTACGGCCGTCTTTACTATCTCGATCCAGGCGAGCACAGTCCCAAGGTCGGCGACAAGGTGCTCGTGCCCACCGATACCGGGCCGGAGGTGGCCGAGTGCGTGTGGGCGCCGCAGTGGACCAGCGAGGAGGTCGGCGGCCTGCCGGTGTGCGCGGGCATCGCGGATGAGGAGCACCTGGCGCGCGACGAGGGCAACAGGCGGCGGCGGGCGGAGGCCCGGAGCGTCTCCAAGCGCCTGATCAAGCGGCACACGCTGCCCATGAAGGTCGTCGGCGTCGACTACCTCGACTCCGACAACGTCTACACCGTCTACTTCTCGGCCCCTCACCGCGTCGACTTCCGCGCCTTGGTACGTGATCTGGCCCGCAACCTCCGCGCCCGGGTGGAGCTGCGCCAGATCGGCCCCCGTGACGAGGCCCGCCTCCAGGGCGGCATCGGCCCCTGCGGCCGTGACCTGTGCTGCGCGACCTTCCTCAAGGACTTCGAGCCGGTCTCCGTACGCATGGCCAAGGACCAGGACCTGCCGGTCAACCCGCTGCGTATCGCGGGGGCGTGCGGGCGGCTGATGTGCTGCCTCAAATACGAGCATCCGCTCTACGTCGAGGCCAACGCCAGGATGCCCCGCCTCGGGCTGAAGGTGGACACCCCCGAGGGGCCGGGGACCGTGGTGGGACGCAACGTCCCCTCCGACTCGGTGACGGTCCGGCTGGAGGAGGGCGGACGGCGCTGCGCCTGCCCCTCCGCCTCGGTCTGCTCCCCGCGTAAGCAGCACGACGCGATGTACGGCGAGGCGGCACCGGAGGCCAGGGGCGGCCCCGGCGACCCGAGAGATTGA
- a CDS encoding permease-like cell division protein FtsX produces the protein MTVTENRLREALSAAAATAVDVRPLTAPARRRSRAPFRTAAAALAVAVIAFGAVRLSAPSPAPDGEIAAMAMSAVEPSGAPEVSVFLCKDGDPLPNCAGRGITETEREDLRRTLEGRPEVESVLFEDRQRAWEKFRRQYEDDPQMLAAIVPADMPESFRARIRPEAGSRAVARAASGLPGVSVVVDSACLLRKASLVSLARRILLGADDEERCSFTDKGR, from the coding sequence ATGACCGTCACCGAGAACCGCCTGCGCGAGGCCCTGTCCGCCGCCGCCGCGACCGCCGTCGACGTCCGCCCGCTGACCGCCCCGGCCCGCCGTCGGTCCCGGGCCCCGTTCCGGACCGCAGCCGCCGCCCTGGCCGTCGCCGTGATCGCCTTCGGAGCCGTACGGCTCAGCGCCCCCTCCCCGGCCCCGGACGGTGAGATCGCCGCCATGGCGATGAGCGCCGTCGAGCCGTCCGGAGCGCCCGAGGTCTCGGTCTTCCTCTGCAAGGACGGCGACCCCCTCCCGAACTGCGCGGGCAGGGGGATCACCGAGACGGAGCGCGAGGATCTCCGGCGGACGCTGGAGGGCCGGCCCGAGGTGGAGAGCGTCCTGTTCGAGGACCGGCAGCGGGCCTGGGAGAAGTTCCGGCGCCAGTACGAGGACGATCCGCAGATGCTCGCGGCGATAGTCCCCGCGGACATGCCGGAGTCGTTCCGCGCCCGGATCAGGCCGGAGGCGGGTTCCAGGGCCGTGGCGCGGGCCGCGAGCGGGCTCCCCGGCGTGTCCGTCGTCGTCGACAGCGCCTGCCTGCTCAGAAAGGCCTCCCTGGTGTCGCTCGCCAGGCGCATCCTCCTGGGAGCGGACGACGAGGAGAGGTGCTCCTTCACGGACAAGGGGAGGTGA
- a CDS encoding SigE family RNA polymerase sigma factor encodes MKAELLSHREPLAGDRVDIATLFAEHHLGLVRLALLMVGDQATAEDVVQEAFARTHAGRRRLRDPGRALTYIRSAVLNGARSVLRRRAVAFRRAVPYEPPVWSAEHAALLGEERCEVLVALRGLPRRQREALTLRYYFDLSDLEIAETMGIGAGTARSTIARGLAALARVLGDQS; translated from the coding sequence GTGAAAGCCGAACTGCTCTCCCACAGAGAGCCTCTGGCCGGCGACCGCGTCGACATCGCGACGCTGTTCGCCGAGCACCATCTCGGGCTGGTACGGCTGGCGCTCCTCATGGTGGGCGACCAGGCCACGGCCGAAGACGTGGTGCAGGAGGCGTTCGCCCGTACCCACGCGGGACGGCGCCGCCTGCGCGATCCCGGGCGCGCGCTGACCTACATCCGCTCGGCGGTGCTCAACGGCGCCCGTTCGGTGCTGCGCCGCCGGGCGGTGGCCTTCCGGCGGGCCGTGCCGTACGAGCCGCCCGTCTGGTCGGCCGAGCACGCGGCGCTGCTCGGCGAGGAGCGCTGCGAGGTGCTGGTGGCGCTGCGTGGGCTGCCCAGACGGCAGCGGGAGGCGCTGACGCTGCGCTACTACTTCGACCTGTCCGATCTGGAGATCGCCGAGACCATGGGGATCGGTGCCGGTACGGCCCGGTCGACGATCGCGCGCGGGCTGGCCGCCCTCGCCCGAGTGCTGGGGGACCAATCATGA
- a CDS encoding glycosyltransferase family 4 protein, producing MKISFLILNAYGMGGTIRATFDLATELSERHDVEVISVFQHTDLPFLPLGSRVRLRSLVDLREGARVRWPYTKRAERLSEQPSELIHPEERAYASFSAWSDDVLRRELRRLRTDVLITTRAGLNIMAARFARRRTVTIAQEHLHFAAHQPGIFEEIRQWYPKLDAVVTLTEADEHDYRTMLDRARTRVYTIGNGLAGGPRPRSRQDNRIVLAAGRLVPVKGYDRLLRAFAQVVRERPDWKLRIYGEGRISDKLVRLAVKLRLHNNVTFMGPTGDIEGELAKASIHAVSSRFEGFGMTIIEAFACGVPVVSFDCPRGPREIITSGHDGLLVPPDDVDALAGGLLKMIEDEEGRHRMARNALETAKGYDISMIAERWERSFTELVR from the coding sequence GTGAAGATCTCCTTCCTGATCCTCAACGCCTACGGCATGGGGGGCACGATCCGGGCCACCTTCGACCTGGCCACCGAGCTGTCGGAGCGGCACGACGTCGAGGTGATCAGCGTCTTCCAGCACACCGACCTGCCCTTCCTGCCGCTGGGGTCCAGGGTCCGGCTGCGCTCGCTGGTGGACCTGCGGGAGGGGGCCAGGGTCCGCTGGCCGTACACCAAGCGGGCGGAGCGGCTGAGCGAGCAGCCGAGCGAGCTCATCCACCCCGAGGAGCGCGCCTACGCCTCCTTCAGCGCGTGGAGCGACGACGTGCTCAGGCGCGAACTGCGGCGGCTCCGCACCGACGTGCTGATCACCACCCGGGCCGGGCTGAACATCATGGCCGCCAGGTTCGCCCGGCGGCGGACCGTCACGATCGCCCAGGAGCACCTGCACTTCGCGGCCCACCAGCCCGGCATCTTCGAGGAGATCCGGCAGTGGTATCCGAAACTCGACGCGGTCGTCACCCTCACCGAGGCCGACGAGCACGACTACCGGACCATGCTCGACCGGGCTCGGACCCGGGTCTACACCATCGGCAACGGGCTGGCCGGAGGGCCGCGCCCCCGGTCCAGGCAGGACAACCGGATCGTGCTGGCCGCCGGGCGGCTGGTGCCGGTCAAGGGGTACGACCGGCTGCTGAGGGCGTTCGCCCAGGTGGTCCGGGAACGCCCGGACTGGAAGCTGCGGATCTACGGCGAGGGCCGGATCAGCGACAAGCTGGTCAGGCTGGCCGTCAAGCTGCGCCTGCACAACAACGTCACGTTCATGGGCCCCACCGGAGACATCGAGGGCGAGCTGGCCAAAGCCTCGATCCACGCGGTCAGCTCCCGGTTCGAGGGCTTCGGCATGACCATCATCGAGGCGTTCGCGTGCGGGGTGCCGGTGGTCAGCTTCGACTGCCCCCGGGGGCCCCGGGAGATCATCACCTCGGGCCACGACGGGCTGCTGGTCCCGCCCGACGACGTGGACGCCCTGGCCGGAGGGCTGCTCAAGATGATCGAAGACGAGGAGGGCCGGCACCGGATGGCCCGCAATGCCCTGGAGACGGCCAAGGGCTACGACATCTCCATGATCGCGGAACGCTGGGAGAGATCCTTCACCGAACTCGTCCGCTGA
- a CDS encoding SigE family RNA polymerase sigma factor, with the protein MDLGRPEPAETISGLYAEHALGLTRLALVMIGDRESAEDVVQEAFLGLHRRFDRLRDPDRALVYLRSSVLNNARSVLRRRRLPSWFAGTYAPPVWSAESEVMLGAERRAVMEALQRLPRRRREVLLLRFYAELSEEETAQAMGVSRGTVKSTTHRALDALGRLLGENQ; encoded by the coding sequence TTGGACCTAGGGAGACCGGAGCCCGCTGAGACGATCAGCGGGCTCTATGCCGAGCACGCGCTCGGGCTGACCCGGCTGGCCCTGGTCATGATCGGGGACCGTGAGTCCGCCGAGGACGTGGTGCAGGAGGCGTTCCTCGGCCTCCACCGCCGGTTCGACCGGCTGAGGGACCCGGACCGGGCACTCGTCTACCTGCGCAGTTCCGTGCTGAACAACGCGCGCAGCGTGCTGCGGCGCAGGCGGCTGCCCTCATGGTTCGCCGGGACCTACGCGCCGCCCGTCTGGTCGGCCGAGTCCGAGGTGATGCTCGGGGCCGAGCGCCGGGCCGTCATGGAGGCCCTTCAGCGGCTGCCGAGGCGCCGCCGTGAGGTGCTGCTGCTGCGTTTCTACGCCGAACTGTCGGAGGAGGAGACCGCCCAGGCGATGGGGGTCAGCCGCGGCACCGTCAAGTCCACCACCCACCGGGCGCTGGACGCGCTCGGCCGTCTGCTGGGGGAGAACCAGTGA
- a CDS encoding DNA polymerase III subunit delta', which translates to MGVFDDLVGQERAAVTLRRAAAAGAELLAGGPGTGMTHSWLFTGPPGSGREEAARAFAAALFCPDQGCGHCDMCHQVAVGSHPDLEIVRPQGLSYGIKDTRQLILRAAGAPTLGRWRVVLFEDADRATEGASNALLKAIEEPPPKTVWLLCAPSPDDMMITIRSRCRLVTLVTPPAAAVAHVLATRENVPPVMAEFAARAAQGHIERARRLALDEETRKRREAVLSIPGSLTGVGECVAAAERLVKTAEDEAAAVTSVLNESEITELRKIYGEGSSGKGLNRGLIRGGAGALKELEDRQKSRATRTKRDVIDAALLDLVAFYRDVLAVQFGAHVELATEDRRADLEGLARASTPEDTLRRIDAIMNCRERLAANVNPQMAVEAMTISLHRPRL; encoded by the coding sequence GTGGGAGTCTTCGATGACCTTGTGGGTCAGGAGCGGGCGGCCGTGACGCTCCGCCGGGCGGCGGCGGCCGGGGCCGAGCTCCTGGCCGGCGGCCCGGGCACCGGGATGACCCATTCGTGGCTGTTCACCGGACCGCCCGGGTCCGGCCGGGAGGAGGCCGCGCGGGCGTTCGCCGCCGCGCTGTTCTGCCCCGACCAGGGGTGCGGCCACTGCGACATGTGCCATCAGGTGGCGGTCGGCTCCCACCCGGACCTGGAGATCGTCCGGCCGCAGGGGCTCTCCTACGGCATCAAGGACACCCGCCAGCTCATTCTCCGCGCGGCCGGGGCGCCCACCCTGGGCCGCTGGCGCGTCGTGCTGTTCGAAGACGCCGACCGTGCCACCGAGGGCGCCTCCAACGCGCTGCTCAAGGCGATCGAGGAGCCGCCGCCGAAGACGGTCTGGCTGCTCTGCGCGCCCTCCCCGGACGACATGATGATCACCATCAGGTCCCGCTGCCGGCTCGTCACGCTCGTCACCCCGCCCGCCGCCGCGGTCGCCCACGTGCTGGCCACCCGGGAGAACGTGCCCCCGGTGATGGCGGAGTTCGCCGCCAGGGCCGCCCAGGGGCACATCGAGCGGGCCCGCAGGCTGGCCCTGGACGAGGAGACGCGCAAGCGCCGCGAGGCGGTGCTGTCCATCCCCGGCTCGCTCACCGGGGTGGGAGAGTGCGTGGCGGCCGCCGAGCGGCTGGTGAAGACCGCCGAGGACGAGGCCGCGGCCGTCACCTCGGTGCTGAACGAGTCCGAGATCACCGAGCTGCGCAAGATCTACGGTGAGGGATCCTCGGGCAAGGGGCTCAACAGGGGCCTGATCAGGGGTGGGGCCGGAGCGCTCAAGGAGCTGGAGGACCGGCAGAAGTCCCGGGCCACCCGGACCAAGCGCGACGTCATCGACGCGGCGCTGCTCGACCTGGTGGCGTTCTACCGCGACGTGCTGGCGGTGCAGTTCGGCGCGCACGTGGAGCTGGCCACCGAGGACCGCCGGGCCGACCTGGAGGGTCTGGCCCGCGCCTCCACCCCGGAAGACACCCTGCGCAGGATCGACGCGATCATGAACTGCCGCGAGCGGCTGGCGGCCAACGTCAACCCGCAGATGGCCGTCGAGGCGATGACCATCTCGCTGCACCGGCCCCGGCTCTGA
- the tmk gene encoding dTMP kinase, with the protein MTTPGRNTARRKSPHVLANAPFRKLWTAMSVCSLGDWLNIIALTALAGNLTSGAGYQAQSLAIGGVFVAKMLPAILLGPLAGAFADRFDRRLTMFFSDLLRFALVLSIPLIGNYQWVIIATFLVECVNLFWVPAKDATVPNLVPKERLEEANQLNLLVTYGTAPVAALLFAVLSVADDALGRFVPYFADRDTYLALFINAFAYLVSALIIFMLKDIPKAGGGTTAISTPSVLRQIIDGWRFVGGNRPIRGLVIGMLGAFAAGGAVVGVAKIYVVALQGGDAAYGVVFGAVFVGMASGMFFGPRLLRELSRRRLFGLSIIVAGVVLAAIALIHNLVIVVLLTVMLGACAGTAWIIGYTMIGLEVEDSLRGRTFSFLQSLARVTLLLVVAVAPTLAGLFGRHDIVIGRETFYQFDGSNLVLLIGALLAVAVGFLALRHMDDRKGVSLVSDLVAAVRGERFTPEEAEQPRGMFIAFEGGEGSGKTTQSRLLAIWLRDQGFDVVQTREPGSTKVGMRLRAILLDAVHQGLSARSEALLYAADRAEHVEKVIRPALYRGSMVISDRYVDSSLAYQGAGRALEPGDVARINNWATGGLVPDLTVLIDTPPSVGLTRLGGAADRIESEPLEFHERVRREFRSLAAADPERYLVVDGTLTQEQISLLIHDRVREVLPDPVPQESEDATGTIPVIRD; encoded by the coding sequence ATGACCACCCCTGGCCGGAACACCGCGCGCCGCAAGTCCCCCCACGTGCTGGCCAACGCCCCGTTCCGCAAGCTGTGGACGGCCATGTCGGTGTGCAGCCTCGGAGACTGGCTGAACATCATCGCGTTGACCGCCCTCGCCGGAAACCTCACCAGCGGGGCCGGTTACCAGGCCCAGAGCCTGGCGATCGGTGGCGTCTTCGTCGCGAAGATGCTCCCGGCGATCCTGCTGGGCCCGCTCGCGGGCGCGTTCGCCGACCGGTTCGACCGCCGGCTGACGATGTTCTTCTCCGACCTGCTCCGCTTCGCGCTGGTCCTGTCGATCCCGCTGATCGGCAACTACCAGTGGGTGATCATCGCCACATTCCTGGTCGAGTGCGTCAACCTCTTTTGGGTCCCGGCCAAGGACGCCACGGTGCCCAACCTGGTGCCCAAGGAGCGGCTGGAGGAGGCCAACCAGCTCAACCTGCTGGTCACCTACGGCACCGCCCCGGTGGCCGCGCTCCTGTTCGCCGTGCTGTCGGTCGCCGACGACGCCCTGGGCAGGTTCGTCCCGTACTTCGCCGACCGTGACACCTATCTGGCGCTGTTCATCAACGCCTTCGCGTATCTGGTGTCGGCCCTCATCATCTTCATGCTCAAGGACATCCCGAAGGCCGGCGGGGGGACCACCGCGATCTCCACGCCGTCGGTGCTCCGGCAGATCATCGACGGCTGGCGCTTCGTGGGCGGGAACCGGCCGATCCGGGGTCTGGTCATCGGCATGCTCGGCGCGTTCGCCGCGGGCGGCGCGGTGGTCGGCGTCGCCAAGATCTACGTGGTGGCGCTGCAGGGCGGCGACGCGGCCTACGGCGTGGTGTTCGGCGCGGTCTTCGTCGGCATGGCCTCCGGCATGTTCTTCGGTCCCAGGCTGCTGCGCGAGCTGTCCCGGCGGCGGCTGTTCGGACTGTCGATCATCGTGGCCGGAGTGGTCCTCGCCGCGATCGCGCTCATCCACAACCTGGTGATCGTCGTCCTGCTCACCGTGATGCTGGGGGCGTGCGCCGGGACCGCCTGGATCATCGGCTACACCATGATCGGGCTGGAGGTGGAAGACAGCCTGCGCGGCCGTACGTTCTCCTTCCTGCAGTCGCTCGCCCGGGTCACCCTGCTGCTGGTGGTCGCGGTCGCCCCGACGCTGGCGGGTCTGTTCGGCAGGCACGACATCGTCATCGGCCGGGAGACGTTCTACCAGTTCGACGGGTCCAACCTGGTGCTGCTGATCGGCGCGCTGCTCGCGGTGGCCGTCGGGTTCCTCGCGCTGCGGCACATGGACGACCGCAAGGGCGTGTCGCTCGTCTCCGACCTGGTCGCGGCGGTGCGCGGCGAGCGGTTCACGCCCGAGGAGGCCGAGCAGCCGCGCGGGATGTTCATCGCGTTCGAGGGCGGCGAGGGGTCGGGCAAGACCACGCAGTCGAGGCTGCTGGCGATCTGGCTCCGGGACCAGGGTTTCGACGTCGTGCAGACCCGGGAGCCGGGCTCGACCAAGGTGGGCATGAGGCTGCGCGCGATCCTGCTGGACGCCGTGCACCAGGGGCTGTCGGCGCGCTCGGAGGCGCTGCTGTACGCGGCCGACCGGGCCGAGCACGTGGAGAAGGTCATCCGGCCGGCGCTCTACCGGGGTTCGATGGTGATCTCCGACCGTTACGTGGACTCCTCGCTGGCCTACCAGGGCGCCGGCCGGGCCCTGGAGCCGGGCGACGTGGCGAGGATCAACAACTGGGCCACCGGGGGGCTCGTCCCCGACCTGACCGTGCTCATCGACACTCCGCCGTCGGTCGGCCTGACCCGGCTGGGCGGGGCCGCCGACCGGATCGAGTCCGAGCCGCTGGAGTTCCACGAGCGGGTCCGCCGCGAGTTCCGCTCGCTGGCCGCCGCCGACCCGGAGCGCTACCTGGTCGTCGACGGGACCCTCACCCAGGAGCAGATCTCCCTGCTCATCCACGACCGGGTCCGCGAGGTGCTGCCCGACCCGGTGCCGCAGGAGTCGGAGGACGCCACCGGCACCATCCCCGTCATCCGCGACTGA
- a CDS encoding metallophosphoesterase, whose product MTIVGFVSLVVGVVALIHYYLWRRLVRATTVAGRTRRVLTWVLAGLAVLVPVTLVGSRSQWGHFLAWPGFFWIAIMFYLSVFLVLLEIPRALALLALRRSDRRRAGARLAPRPADGQDRVARRPEPALTAPVSESAASVPGSGPARPSAGPGEGSESGAAAPAGGGPEEAIGRRLFITRTAAAVAGVGALATVGSGIRTALGDPVIESVKVALPRLDPRLSGLRFAVVSDIHLGPLTGVGHTQRIVRMINSLEADVVAIVGDLVDGTVAELGPLARPLKSLESRYGAYFVTGNHEYYAANGPQEWIEELRGLGVRPLGNERVEIAHRGAVLDLAGVKDINGTASGDGPDFERALGGRDRSRSTVLLAHQPVQAVQAAEYGVDLQLSGHTHGGQMVPFNLIVPLQQPVVSGLGEVDGTQVYVTRGAGFWGPPVRVGAPPEITLLELQG is encoded by the coding sequence GTGACGATCGTGGGGTTCGTGTCGCTGGTCGTGGGAGTGGTGGCGCTGATCCACTACTACCTCTGGCGCCGCCTGGTCCGTGCCACCACGGTCGCGGGCCGGACCCGCCGGGTGCTGACCTGGGTCCTGGCCGGTCTCGCCGTGCTCGTCCCGGTGACGCTCGTCGGCTCGCGGAGCCAGTGGGGGCACTTCCTGGCCTGGCCGGGCTTCTTCTGGATCGCGATCATGTTCTATCTGTCGGTGTTCCTGGTCCTCCTGGAGATCCCCCGCGCGCTGGCCCTGCTCGCCCTGCGCCGTTCCGACCGCCGCCGCGCCGGGGCCCGCCTCGCCCCGCGCCCGGCCGACGGCCAGGACCGCGTGGCCCGGCGCCCCGAGCCCGCGTTGACCGCCCCGGTGTCGGAGTCCGCCGCGAGCGTGCCGGGCTCCGGGCCGGCGCGGCCGTCGGCCGGTCCGGGGGAAGGCTCGGAGAGCGGTGCCGCGGCCCCGGCGGGAGGCGGGCCGGAGGAGGCGATCGGCCGCAGGCTCTTCATCACCCGTACGGCCGCCGCCGTCGCCGGGGTGGGGGCCCTGGCCACGGTCGGGTCCGGGATCAGGACCGCCCTCGGCGACCCGGTGATCGAGTCGGTCAAGGTCGCCCTGCCCAGGCTGGATCCGCGTCTCAGCGGCCTGAGGTTCGCGGTGGTCAGCGACATCCACCTGGGCCCGCTCACCGGCGTCGGGCACACCCAGCGCATCGTCCGCATGATCAACTCGCTGGAGGCCGACGTGGTCGCCATCGTCGGCGACCTGGTCGACGGCACGGTCGCCGAGCTGGGACCGCTGGCCAGGCCGTTGAAGAGTCTCGAATCCCGCTACGGCGCATACTTCGTCACCGGCAACCACGAGTACTACGCCGCCAACGGCCCGCAGGAGTGGATCGAGGAGCTCCGCGGCCTCGGTGTCCGCCCGCTCGGCAACGAGCGCGTCGAGATCGCCCACCGGGGAGCCGTGCTCGACCTCGCCGGGGTCAAGGACATCAACGGCACGGCCTCGGGCGACGGTCCCGACTTCGAGCGGGCGCTCGGCGGCCGGGACCGCTCCCGGTCCACGGTCCTCCTCGCCCACCAGCCGGTCCAGGCCGTCCAGGCCGCCGAGTACGGTGTCGACCTCCAGCTGTCCGGCCACACCCACGGCGGCCAGATGGTCCCCTTCAACCTGATCGTCCCGTTGCAGCAGCCGGTCGTCTCCGGCCTCGGCGAGGTGGACGGCACCCAGGTCTACGTCACCCGGGGCGCGGGCTTCTGGGGGCCGCCCGTCCGGGTCGGAGCCCCGCCCGAGATCACCCTTCTGGAGCTCCAGGGCTAG